Within the Iodidimonas sp. SYSU 1G8 genome, the region CGACCCGGAATACGCGGCGCTGGTGCAGCTGCGTCCGATCCAGCAGGTGCCGCTCGCCAAGACCGGCGACGCGGAAAAGCGCATGCTGGTGGTGGAGTACGGGCTGAAGGTGAAGACCGAGAAGGCGCATGGCGTGGCGGCGGATCTCGAAACGTCGTAGACGTGAAAAAGGGCGGAGCCGCGAGGCTCCGCCCTTGATCCGCCGGATGGTCAGATATTGCGGCGGACGACGGTCTCGGTGGTAATCGTAACCGGCGCGACGGTGCCGAGAACGCCGCCGAGATAGCCGGCAATAGCGCCAAGCACGAGGGCGATGACACCCAGGATCGCCGTATAGGACGCGGCGCTGGCCGCAGTATCGGCCGCCTTGATGGACTCGCGGCGAACTTCCTCCGCCGTGGCGCGATATTCCTGCTCGTAGCGGGCGACCTGAAGGCGGGCGTCCTCGACCGGAATGTTCTGGGCGCGGGCAATGGCCTGGGCCGCGCGTTCACGCGCTTCGGAAGCACGGGCGGGGTCCCCGGTCACGGCCGCGCGCATGGCCGACACGGCGGCATCGCGCAAGGTCTGGGGATCGCTGCCGGTGGTCTGGGTCACTTGCTCTTCGATACCGGCGAACGGATCGGATTGGCCGATCGCGGGTGCCGCGGCTTGAACCGCGTTACCGACGCCGCCGGCCAGATTACTCAGGCCCTGGAAAGCGCCGCCGACAATACCGCCAACAGCGGAACCGAGCAGGAAAAGCACGACCAGGGTCGTGACGGCCCAGGTGGTGAGACCCTGGAGACCGCCTGTCGGCTTGAAGGGGCGGCCCGAGAGGCGGCTGGCGACATAACCGCCGGCGAAAGCGGCGATCAGTCCGGCGACGACGAACCAGATGGCCGCGGCGATGGAGAGCGAACTGGCGGATGGATTGTCGGCGGTGCCCGGATCGAGCGTGGCGATACCGATACCGACACCCAGCAGATTCAGAATGAACTGGATGATGAGCGCGAGGAACATGCCCGCGAATATTCCGCCCCAAGAGGCGCGGTAGAGATCGAACGGCCGTGATTCCTGCGCGGCGACGAGGACTCCGGGCGCTACCGGGTCGGACGTGACCACGTAATCCGAGCTGACTGACATGAGTTCTCTCCCTGTTTGCCGCCGGGCGGTTTCGCCTCTGTCACGGCCAGTAACGCAGGGAGAACGAGTGGTGCCGGAATGTGTTCCGGCGCGTGGCAGGATGACAATGGCTCGCGAAACGACCGGGGCAGGAAAATCACTCCAGAGCGTTGCGAGGAGGATCGTAATGGTGTGTTCTGCGGATGTGATGTTCGCCTTATTTCGGAGTTTGCATGAACCGCGCGATATACACCGCAATCTTGTTCCTTTTCTGCCTCGTACCGAGCGCCGCCGCTCTCGCGCAGGCGCCGGTGAGTCCGGCAGCGCCGCCTTCCGCCGAGAAGATTCGTCTCGTTCAGGAGATGTACCGTGTCATGGAGTTCGATGACTTGATGAACCAGATGACGGTGAACATGCTCGACCAGATGGATCCGTTGCGAGGCCGCGTGGTCTCGAAGCAGGACGAGGCATTTTTCGAGCAGCTGAAGGGCAGCATGAAACGGGGAATGGCGAGGCTCGTTCCTGAAATGATGGCGGCCACGACGGAGATCTATGCGAGGACATTCACGGAGCAGGAGTTGCGTGATGTCATCACCTTCTATTCATCGGCGTCCGGACAGGCTTTCCTGCACAAAGGCAAGATGGTCATGGCGGAAGCCATGACCGCCATGAACACCGTCATACCGAAGTATGTGGCGTACACCGAAGAGGATTACTGCGCGCAGGTGACATGCGGCGACACGGAACGGCGTCTGTTCGACAACATGCAGAAGGGTGTGGATATCTCGACGGGCAGAAAGCCGCTGGCTGAGTAGTCAGCCTTCGACTTCGTCGCTCCAGACCTTGAAACCGACGAGGTTGTTGGGGCCGAATGTGTGGGTGAGCGGCACATCGGCGGCGTCGCGGCCATGGGCGATCAGGACGCGGCCGATCCGGCGGGCGTTGTTGCGCGGATCGAAGACGTGCCAGCGGCCGCCGAGATACACTTCCATCCAGGCAGCGAAATCGCCGACGCCCCAGGGCTGCGGCGTGCCAATGTCGCTGATGTACCCGGTGCAGTAGCGCGCGGGGATGTTGAGGCAGCGGCAGAAGGCGACGGCCAGATGGGTGAAGTCGCGGCACACACCATGGCCTTCGGCATAGGCTTCGGCGGCGGTGCGGGTGTTGCGCGCACGCTGATAGTCGAAGGTGATGTGGTTGTGGACGAAGTCGCAGACCGCCTGGACTCGGAACCATCCGAGCGGCGTATTCTGGAACAGGCGCCAGGCTTCGTCGGCGAGCTTGTCCGTCTCGCAATAGCGGCTGCCGAGCAGGAACAGCAGCGTCTCGGGCGGAAGATCCTCGACGGGATGCTGGACGGCGCCGTAGTCCACCGGGTCGGGCAGGCCGTTCTCGCGGATGACCGTATCCGTGGTCATCGTAAAGCGTCCGGACGGCGCGACGAGCCGGCTGCACCAGTTGCCGAAGCTGTCGCGGTAGCTTTCAACCGGCACGGACGGTGAGGTCTTCAGATGGTCGGGGTGCTCGAGGCCGCTGACGCGGGAATAGTGGACGTTCAAAAGCGCGATCATGGG harbors:
- a CDS encoding DUF5309 family protein; translation: DPEYAALVQLRPIQQVPLAKTGDAEKRMLVVEYGLKVKTEKAHGVAADLETS
- a CDS encoding PhnA-like protein → MSVSSDYVVTSDPVAPGVLVAAQESRPFDLYRASWGGIFAGMFLALIIQFILNLLGVGIGIATLDPGTADNPSASSLSIAAAIWFVVAGLIAAFAGGYVASRLSGRPFKPTGGLQGLTTWAVTTLVVLFLLGSAVGGIVGGAFQGLSNLAGGVGNAVQAAAPAIGQSDPFAGIEEQVTQTTGSDPQTLRDAAVSAMRAAVTGDPARASEARERAAQAIARAQNIPVEDARLQVARYEQEYRATAEEVRRESIKAADTAASAASYTAILGVIALVLGAIAGYLGGVLGTVAPVTITTETVVRRNI
- a CDS encoding DUF2059 domain-containing protein, which gives rise to MEFDDLMNQMTVNMLDQMDPLRGRVVSKQDEAFFEQLKGSMKRGMARLVPEMMAATTEIYARTFTEQELRDVITFYSSASGQAFLHKGKMVMAEAMTAMNTVIPKYVAYTEEDYCAQVTCGDTERRLFDNMQKGVDISTGRKPLAE
- a CDS encoding transglutaminase family protein → MRIRLGYELTYDFPQPTPMIALLNVHYSRVSGLEHPDHLKTSPSVPVESYRDSFGNWCSRLVAPSGRFTMTTDTVIRENGLPDPVDYGAVQHPVEDLPPETLLFLLGSRYCETDKLADEAWRLFQNTPLGWFRVQAVCDFVHNHITFDYQRARNTRTAAEAYAEGHGVCRDFTHLAVAFCRCLNIPARYCTGYISDIGTPQPWGVGDFAAWMEVYLGGRWHVFDPRNNARRIGRVLIAHGRDAADVPLTHTFGPNNLVGFKVWSDEVEG